In Geobacillus kaustophilus, a genomic segment contains:
- a CDS encoding cation-translocating P-type ATPase has product MQWHTLAASDVAHETKTNVKTGLTAAEAEKRLRQFGCNELAEGKTESAIVVFFRQFQDFMVLVLLLATVISAFLGEYVDAAAIVVIVIMNAILGFIQERRAEKSLAALKRLSAPQAVVLRDGGWVKVPARELVVGDVVRLSSGDRVGADVRLIEAAGLEIEESALTGESVPVAKSAAPLHTEQVSLGDLHNMAFMGTLVTRGSGVGIVIATGMKTAMGQIATMLEEADAGTTPLQRRLEQLGKILLVVALALTAAVVAVGVVQGHDLYEMFLAGVSLAVAAIPEGLPAIVTVVLALGVQRMIKRNAIVRKLPAVETLGCASVICSDKTGTMTENMMTVTQVWAGGRTFTVSGVGLGTDGEFSERGRTVDPNRVPELARLLTMGVLCNRSELKEESGRRYIDGDPTEGALLVAAAKAGMGKGMLLREYTIEQEFPFDSERKMMTVIVRGRDGRRFVVTKGAPDVLLERADRLEWNGREQVLTPAWKDAIEKAIRQMASSALRTIAVAYRPLAETERIESEKDAETKLRFLGVAGMIDPPRPEVKQAVARCKEAGMKTVMITGDHVLTATAIAKQLGVLPPGGKVMDGATLSKLSVDELERAVDEIYVFARVAPEHKLKIVNAFKRRGHIVAMTGDGVNDAPALKAADIGVAMGRSGTEVAKEAASLVLLDDNFATIEAAIEEGRNIYENIRKFIRYLLASNVGEILVMLFAMLLALPLPLVPIQILWVNLVTDGLPAMALGLDRPEENVMKRPPRRPDEGVFARGLGWKIISRGVLIGVVTLAAFLTAYERSGEDLVYAQTAAFATLVLAQLIHVFDCRCDRSIFDRHPFGNMYLVAAVAVSLVLLLVVIYYPPLASVFHTKPLAAVDWLLITGLSALPTFLFAGSLFSRK; this is encoded by the coding sequence ATGCAATGGCATACGCTCGCGGCAAGCGATGTCGCGCACGAGACGAAGACGAATGTCAAGACCGGGCTTACTGCGGCGGAGGCGGAAAAACGGCTGCGGCAGTTCGGGTGCAACGAGCTGGCGGAAGGGAAGACGGAGTCGGCCATCGTCGTCTTTTTCCGCCAGTTTCAAGATTTTATGGTGCTTGTGCTGCTTTTGGCAACGGTGATTTCCGCGTTTTTAGGCGAGTATGTTGATGCGGCAGCGATTGTCGTCATCGTGATCATGAACGCCATCCTGGGGTTTATCCAGGAGCGGCGGGCAGAAAAGTCGCTTGCCGCTTTAAAACGCTTGTCCGCTCCGCAAGCGGTTGTGTTGCGTGACGGCGGGTGGGTGAAAGTCCCAGCGCGCGAGCTTGTTGTCGGTGATGTGGTGAGGCTGTCAAGCGGCGATCGGGTCGGGGCCGACGTCCGCTTGATTGAGGCGGCCGGCCTGGAAATCGAGGAGTCGGCGCTGACGGGCGAATCGGTGCCGGTGGCCAAATCCGCTGCCCCGCTTCATACGGAACAGGTGTCGTTGGGCGATTTGCACAATATGGCGTTTATGGGGACGCTCGTGACAAGAGGAAGCGGGGTTGGCATCGTCATCGCCACCGGGATGAAGACCGCGATGGGACAAATCGCGACGATGCTCGAAGAGGCAGATGCGGGGACAACCCCGTTGCAGCGCCGACTCGAGCAGCTTGGGAAAATTTTGCTTGTCGTCGCATTGGCGCTGACGGCGGCGGTGGTGGCAGTCGGGGTCGTTCAAGGGCACGACTTGTATGAAATGTTTTTGGCTGGCGTATCGCTCGCTGTCGCGGCCATTCCGGAAGGGCTGCCGGCCATCGTAACGGTTGTATTGGCGCTTGGCGTGCAGCGGATGATCAAACGAAATGCCATTGTCCGCAAACTTCCGGCGGTGGAAACGCTCGGCTGCGCTTCGGTCATTTGTTCCGACAAAACGGGGACGATGACGGAAAACATGATGACCGTCACGCAAGTATGGGCGGGCGGGCGGACATTTACGGTAAGCGGCGTCGGGTTGGGAACGGACGGGGAGTTTTCCGAACGCGGCCGGACGGTTGATCCGAACCGCGTTCCCGAGCTCGCCCGCCTATTGACGATGGGGGTGCTTTGCAATCGTTCGGAGTTGAAAGAAGAAAGCGGGCGGCGCTATATCGACGGCGATCCGACCGAAGGGGCGCTGCTTGTCGCGGCAGCCAAAGCTGGAATGGGAAAAGGAATGCTTTTGCGTGAGTACACGATCGAACAGGAGTTTCCGTTTGATTCGGAGCGGAAAATGATGACGGTCATCGTCCGCGGTCGAGATGGACGGCGGTTTGTCGTGACGAAAGGGGCGCCGGATGTGCTGCTTGAGAGGGCGGACCGCCTTGAATGGAACGGCCGCGAGCAGGTGTTGACGCCTGCGTGGAAAGATGCGATCGAGAAGGCGATTCGCCAGATGGCGTCTTCCGCCTTGCGCACGATTGCCGTCGCGTATCGGCCGCTTGCGGAAACAGAACGGATCGAGTCGGAGAAGGATGCGGAGACAAAGCTTCGGTTCCTCGGCGTCGCTGGCATGATCGATCCGCCGCGCCCAGAGGTGAAACAGGCGGTGGCGCGATGCAAAGAAGCGGGCATGAAAACGGTGATGATCACCGGCGATCACGTGTTGACCGCGACGGCGATCGCGAAACAGCTTGGCGTGCTGCCGCCTGGCGGCAAAGTGATGGACGGGGCGACGTTGTCGAAGCTGTCGGTCGATGAATTGGAACGCGCCGTCGATGAGATTTACGTGTTTGCCCGCGTTGCTCCCGAGCATAAGCTGAAAATCGTCAACGCCTTCAAGCGGCGCGGCCATATTGTCGCCATGACCGGCGACGGGGTGAACGATGCGCCGGCATTAAAAGCGGCTGATATCGGCGTCGCTATGGGCCGGTCGGGGACGGAGGTGGCGAAAGAGGCGGCGTCGCTCGTTTTGTTGGATGACAACTTTGCGACGATTGAGGCGGCGATTGAAGAAGGACGCAACATTTACGAAAACATTCGCAAGTTTATCCGCTACTTGCTGGCCTCGAACGTCGGGGAAATTCTCGTCATGTTGTTTGCGATGCTGCTGGCGTTGCCGCTGCCGCTTGTGCCGATTCAAATTTTATGGGTCAATCTTGTCACCGACGGTTTGCCGGCGATGGCGCTCGGGCTTGACCGGCCGGAAGAAAATGTGATGAAGCGGCCGCCGCGGCGCCCTGATGAAGGGGTGTTCGCGCGCGGGCTCGGCTGGAAAATCATCAGCCGCGGCGTTTTGATCGGTGTGGTTACGCTCGCCGCGTTTCTGACCGCCTATGAACGGAGCGGCGAGGATCTCGTTTACGCCCAGACGGCGGCGTTTGCGACGTTGGTGTTGGCACAATTGATCCATGTGTTTGATTGCCGCTGCGACCGTTCGATTTTTGACCGCCATCCGTTCGGGAACATGTACCTTGTCGCGGCGGTGGCCGTGTCGCTTGTATTGCTTTTGGTCGTCATCTACTATCCGCCGCTTGCCTCGGTGTTCCATACGAAGCCGCTCGCGGCGGTCGATTGGCTGCTCATTACGGGGTTGTCCGCCTTGCCGACATTTTTGTTTGCCGGCTCGCTTTTTTCGAGAAAATAG
- a CDS encoding Rqc2 family fibronectin-binding protein, whose translation MSFDGVFTYAIVGELKEALANGRITKIHQPSAYEIVMVVRARGHNHKVMLSAHPTYARVHLTNETYDNPPEPPMFCMRLRKQLEGSIIESVRQVDFDRIIVMDVKGRDELGDVQTKQLIIEVMGRHSNIILVDAAANTIIDSLKHLPPSVNRYRTVLPGHPYVAPPTHGKLNPLDATEETVLKKIDFHAGKLAHQLVSAFSGISPLFANEAVFRAGIANRATLPKSFLSLIDDVRRRRFAPMMYTNREKEWFYVLPLEHLKIEGQPFASASELLDRFYFGKAERDRVKQQAHDIERLMANEKAKNEKKLAKLEQTLEEAKQADTYRLYGELLTAHLYAVKRGMTEIEVVNYYDENGGTVTIPLDPQKSPAENAQQYFQKYQKAKNSLAVVQEQIERTKEDIAYCDTILSQLETASPKDVEEIRDELIEQGYLRPRAAKGAKKRKTAVPELDRYVASDGTEILVGKNNKQNDYLTTKLAHKDDVWLHVKNIPGSHVVIRSKQPSDETLLEAANLAAYFSQARHSGSVPVDYTRIRYVKKPSGAKPGFVIYENEQTLYVTPDEELVRAMKQRQKEQATKPS comes from the coding sequence ATGTCCTTTGACGGAGTGTTTACGTACGCCATTGTCGGTGAACTCAAAGAGGCGCTTGCGAACGGGCGGATCACGAAAATCCACCAGCCGTCGGCGTATGAGATCGTCATGGTCGTGCGCGCCCGCGGCCATAACCATAAAGTGATGCTGTCGGCGCATCCGACGTACGCGCGCGTCCATTTGACAAACGAAACGTACGACAACCCGCCTGAGCCGCCGATGTTTTGCATGCGGCTGCGCAAACAGTTGGAAGGAAGCATCATCGAATCGGTCCGCCAAGTCGATTTTGACCGCATCATCGTCATGGACGTGAAAGGGCGCGACGAACTCGGCGACGTGCAGACGAAGCAACTCATCATTGAAGTGATGGGCCGCCATAGCAACATCATCTTAGTCGATGCAGCCGCCAACACGATCATCGACAGCCTGAAGCATTTGCCGCCATCGGTCAACCGCTACCGGACGGTGCTCCCTGGGCATCCGTACGTCGCACCGCCGACGCACGGCAAGCTGAATCCGCTTGACGCGACGGAAGAAACGGTGCTGAAAAAAATCGACTTTCACGCCGGCAAGCTCGCCCATCAGCTCGTTTCTGCCTTCAGCGGCATTTCGCCGCTATTCGCCAATGAAGCGGTGTTCCGCGCTGGCATCGCCAACCGGGCGACGCTGCCGAAAAGCTTTCTTTCGCTCATCGATGACGTGCGCCGCCGCCGCTTTGCCCCGATGATGTACACGAACAGGGAAAAAGAATGGTTTTACGTTTTGCCGCTTGAGCACTTAAAAATAGAAGGCCAGCCATTTGCGAGCGCGAGCGAGCTATTGGACCGCTTTTATTTCGGCAAGGCCGAGCGCGACCGCGTCAAGCAGCAAGCCCATGACATCGAGCGGCTCATGGCGAACGAAAAAGCGAAAAACGAGAAAAAGCTCGCCAAACTCGAACAGACGCTTGAAGAAGCGAAACAAGCCGACACTTACCGGCTGTACGGCGAACTGCTCACCGCCCATTTGTACGCCGTCAAGCGCGGCATGACGGAAATCGAGGTCGTAAACTACTATGACGAAAACGGCGGGACGGTCACCATTCCGCTCGACCCGCAAAAATCGCCGGCCGAGAACGCGCAGCAGTACTTTCAAAAATACCAAAAAGCAAAAAACTCGCTCGCTGTCGTTCAAGAACAAATCGAGCGGACGAAAGAAGACATCGCCTATTGCGACACGATTTTAAGCCAGCTCGAAACCGCCTCGCCGAAAGATGTCGAGGAAATACGCGACGAGCTCATCGAACAAGGCTACTTGCGCCCGCGCGCGGCAAAAGGGGCGAAAAAGCGAAAAACCGCCGTCCCAGAGCTTGACCGCTACGTCGCAAGCGACGGCACGGAAATATTGGTCGGCAAAAACAACAAACAAAACGATTATCTCACGACAAAGCTGGCCCATAAGGACGATGTTTGGCTGCATGTGAAAAACATTCCCGGCTCGCACGTCGTCATCCGGAGCAAGCAACCGTCTGACGAGACGCTCTTGGAAGCGGCCAATCTCGCCGCCTACTTCAGCCAAGCCCGCCACTCCGGATCCGTGCCTGTCGACTACACGCGCATCCGCTACGTGAAAAAACCAAGCGGCGCCAAACCGGGGTTTGTCATTTACGAAAACGAGCAAACACTCTACGTCACCCCCGACGAAGAGCTCGTCCGCGCCATGAAACAGCGGCAAAAAGAACAAGCAACGAAACCATCGTAA
- a CDS encoding ISL3 family transposase — MLSIPLGLPEFKVIKQELLSYGYAIHVEKTETQERCPHCGFATSSVHDRRTRKVRDLAIFHQPVYLFIKVKRYRCWNCSQVFSASLESIPPHQHYTNRFCEYLYELCEGSTIQEVSRKHRIPYTTLERIYYSIASKKAKERQTAIEASSQEGMVLSLDEIAVKKGHQYETVLMDARAGSVMGMHADRQCDSAINLLSQNILSKEMVQTVILDMWEPYHKAVRALFPSASIVIDKYHVVQKVTQALDQARKEFSPLKKARYLLLKGCEKLRKDQRLRLDDILEEYPALSIAYYLKELFRDFYRTDGYHEAKERLEEWIQLAKQSPFASFQKAANTLERWKEPILSYFLCPYTNARIEGTNHKIKNIKRRAYGYRNLERFRLRVFLECTGNTTGSQAA; from the coding sequence GTGCTTTCTATACCACTAGGATTGCCAGAATTTAAAGTGATTAAACAAGAACTTCTTTCCTATGGTTATGCGATTCATGTAGAGAAAACAGAGACACAGGAACGTTGCCCTCATTGTGGGTTTGCCACTTCCTCTGTCCACGACAGACGGACAAGAAAAGTACGGGATTTGGCGATTTTCCATCAACCGGTGTACTTGTTCATAAAGGTAAAGCGCTATCGGTGCTGGAATTGTTCTCAAGTGTTTTCCGCCTCTTTGGAATCGATTCCACCCCATCAACACTACACCAATCGATTTTGTGAGTACTTGTATGAACTTTGCGAAGGCTCCACCATTCAAGAGGTTAGCCGAAAGCACCGCATCCCATATACAACATTGGAACGCATTTATTACTCCATCGCATCGAAAAAAGCAAAAGAGCGTCAAACAGCGATAGAAGCATCTTCTCAAGAAGGAATGGTGCTTAGTTTAGATGAAATCGCTGTAAAAAAGGGACATCAGTATGAAACTGTATTGATGGATGCCAGAGCCGGATCGGTCATGGGAATGCATGCCGATCGCCAATGTGACTCCGCCATCAACTTGTTGAGCCAAAATATCCTGTCGAAAGAAATGGTCCAAACGGTGATTCTTGACATGTGGGAACCTTATCATAAGGCGGTTCGCGCCCTGTTTCCATCTGCTTCGATTGTCATCGATAAGTACCATGTGGTTCAAAAAGTGACACAAGCCTTGGATCAAGCAAGAAAGGAATTTTCTCCATTGAAAAAGGCTCGATATCTTCTCTTGAAAGGCTGTGAAAAGCTTCGTAAGGACCAACGGCTTCGATTAGACGATATCTTGGAGGAGTATCCGGCACTTTCCATTGCTTATTATCTGAAAGAGTTGTTTCGGGATTTTTACCGAACCGATGGATATCATGAAGCAAAGGAACGCTTGGAAGAATGGATTCAGTTAGCCAAACAGAGCCCTTTTGCTTCTTTTCAGAAAGCAGCCAACACGCTTGAAAGGTGGAAGGAGCCTATTCTTTCCTACTTTTTGTGCCCATATACGAATGCCCGAATTGAGGGGACGAATCACAAGATCAAAAACATCAAACGCCGGGCATATGGCTATCGAAATCTAGAACGGTTTCGTTTGCGTGTATTTCTGGAGTGTACAGGGAACACTACAGGCAGTCAGGCTGCTTAA
- a CDS encoding IS630 family transposase has product MKRLNITHDHGWTPRTLRKQERKIKNALLRQRVMAVRLVMEGYLGKEAASMVNVCRQTVSHYVSLFNEGGLELLLHRDFAPGREPFLTEEQQEEIKQLVLTTTPAELGWDVASAWNTKLLQSYVEKHFGVCLSREALRKLLHRQGLSWTRPTYTLAKGNPDEQKQFEKQMDLIKKT; this is encoded by the coding sequence ATGAAACGTCTCAACATCACCCATGATCACGGATGGACGCCACGGACGCTTCGCAAACAGGAACGGAAAATCAAAAACGCGCTTCTTCGCCAACGGGTGATGGCGGTTCGTTTGGTCATGGAAGGTTATTTGGGCAAAGAGGCGGCCTCCATGGTCAACGTGTGCCGACAAACCGTTTCCCATTATGTGTCGCTGTTCAATGAAGGCGGTCTGGAGCTCTTGCTTCATCGGGATTTCGCCCCTGGACGGGAGCCGTTTCTCACCGAAGAACAGCAGGAAGAGATCAAACAGCTTGTGTTGACCACCACTCCCGCGGAACTGGGCTGGGACGTCGCTTCGGCCTGGAACACCAAACTCCTGCAATCCTATGTCGAAAAGCACTTTGGTGTTTGCCTTTCCCGTGAAGCGCTGCGAAAACTCCTGCACCGTCAAGGTCTGTCATGGACTCGCCCTACGTACACGCTGGCGAAAGGGAATCCGGATGAGCAAAAGCAATTTGAAAAGCAAATGGATTTGATAAAAAAAACTTGA
- a CDS encoding IS630 family transposase has product MITKETEDAVLLYIDETHIRSYHVLRSTWSEVGRQKRVPTFGHHAHVSVFGAVNVHDGDIVLHQTEAANAATFLDFLRLLKERHPNRIIALVLDNARIHHARMVKDFLREEGQCFHFLYLPPYSPQLNPIERLWKWLKDTMIANAFHKDRHEIVQAVQRFAHYIQERPEEVLRRLGCSA; this is encoded by the coding sequence TTGATCACCAAGGAGACAGAAGATGCCGTTCTTCTGTACATCGATGAAACGCATATCCGCTCTTATCATGTCTTGCGATCCACTTGGTCCGAGGTCGGTCGTCAAAAACGTGTGCCGACATTCGGCCATCATGCCCATGTTTCGGTATTTGGCGCGGTGAACGTCCACGATGGGGACATCGTGCTTCACCAAACAGAAGCCGCCAACGCCGCGACGTTCTTGGATTTCTTGCGCCTGCTCAAAGAGCGGCATCCCAACCGGATCATTGCGCTCGTCTTGGACAATGCCCGGATTCATCACGCTCGAATGGTGAAGGACTTTTTGCGAGAAGAAGGACAATGTTTTCATTTCCTGTATCTGCCTCCCTACTCGCCGCAGCTCAACCCGATCGAGCGTTTGTGGAAATGGCTGAAGGATACGATGATCGCCAACGCCTTTCACAAAGACCGCCACGAGATCGTGCAAGCGGTTCAACGATTTGCTCATTACATTCAGGAACGCCCGGAGGAAGTGTTGCGGCGCTTGGGGTGTTCCGCGTAA
- a CDS encoding RHS repeat domain-containing protein: protein MSWQAYVFFLALLCIFCLQKTGRLTSWTYQGNTVQYDYDAAGNLKNPHGKTLTFNVANKVEGFSYDEAGNLLQDDKYQYEWDGEGRLLNVKDLNGNTIASFTYHPDGLRKTKTVNGVTYHYHYAGSDLVRITDDNGQTVWAFTWANGKPNTITNSNDDTFYYVTNCRGDVVRIVDENGATMASYSYDPWGKVLSASEDTGVAGQPLGYAEYYYDKETKLYYLQARYYDPETAMFISRDPGPGDQDDSITQNGYTYANNNPVILVDPDRHWVWLAINAGFAVYDGYKAFKKGGWKAAAIAVGAGLVGGAAFKAYRIYKARETVKIMKILLAAKHGKGNTTIEVGRVSKRLAKKAGKAWVGSGAKPLYKNGKWIGYRSKDKSKVFI, encoded by the coding sequence TTGAGCTGGCAAGCCTATGTATTTTTTCTTGCACTTCTCTGCATTTTTTGCTTGCAAAAAACAGGCCGCTTAACGTCATGGACATATCAAGGCAACACGGTTCAGTATGACTACGATGCGGCTGGGAACTTGAAAAACCCGCACGGCAAGACGCTCACCTTTAACGTGGCGAATAAAGTCGAGGGCTTCAGCTACGATGAAGCAGGAAATTTGCTTCAAGATGACAAATACCAATACGAATGGGATGGGGAAGGCCGCCTGCTTAATGTGAAAGATTTAAACGGCAATACGATCGCCAGCTTCACGTACCATCCAGACGGTTTGCGGAAAACGAAAACAGTCAACGGTGTAACGTACCATTATCACTATGCCGGCTCCGATTTAGTTCGTATCACCGATGATAACGGACAAACGGTGTGGGCGTTTACATGGGCGAATGGAAAGCCGAACACCATCACGAACTCAAACGACGATACGTTTTACTATGTGACGAATTGCCGCGGAGATGTCGTACGTATCGTGGATGAAAATGGAGCGACGATGGCTAGTTATAGCTACGATCCATGGGGCAAAGTCCTTTCCGCTTCAGAAGATACAGGAGTCGCTGGACAACCACTGGGGTATGCAGAGTATTATTATGATAAAGAAACCAAACTGTATTATCTTCAAGCACGATATTATGATCCAGAAACGGCAATGTTTATTTCGAGAGATCCAGGTCCAGGGGATCAGGATGATTCAATAACCCAAAATGGGTATACGTATGCGAATAACAATCCGGTGATATTAGTGGATCCGGATAGGCATTGGGTCTGGCTGGCGATCAATGCAGGGTTTGCGGTTTATGATGGATATAAGGCATTTAAAAAAGGTGGATGGAAGGCTGCGGCGATTGCGGTAGGTGCAGGGCTTGTTGGCGGTGCGGCTTTTAAAGCGTATAGAATTTATAAAGCGAGAGAAACAGTCAAGATTATGAAGATTTTATTGGCGGCTAAGCATGGAAAAGGTAACACTACTATAGAAGTAGGGAGAGTAAGTAAGAGACTAGCAAAAAAGGCTGGGAAAGCATGGGTTGGATCAGGGGCTAAGCCACTCTACAAAAATGGTAAATGGATAGGATATAGAAGTAAAGATAAATCTAAAGTATTTATATAA
- the istB gene encoding IS21-like element helper ATPase IstB — protein sequence MRAEVKEICKALHLAYIADRFEEVMFETKEQFLRDVLALELSCRQQAKQARLIKKAKFRELKWLKDYEWSDHIHWPTTTSKKELCDLRFLERKQNVLLLGSPGTGKTHLATALGIQACQQGHEVRFFRVADLVAQLEEALKNGTLGRLKRSIDACELLILDELGYVPFQKQGSELLFHIIGDCYERKSVIVTSNLEFGQWNRVFGDNRLTAALVDRLVHHAHILAFTGESYRLRNALSAIQPSSSPGLEP from the coding sequence ATGAGAGCAGAGGTGAAAGAGATTTGTAAAGCACTGCATTTGGCCTATATCGCGGATCGATTCGAGGAGGTGATGTTCGAAACGAAAGAACAGTTTTTGCGGGATGTATTGGCGCTGGAGCTGTCGTGCCGCCAGCAGGCGAAACAGGCCCGGCTGATCAAGAAAGCCAAGTTTCGGGAGTTGAAATGGCTGAAGGATTACGAATGGTCGGATCACATCCACTGGCCGACCACGACATCGAAGAAGGAATTGTGTGACCTTCGCTTTTTGGAGCGAAAGCAAAACGTTCTGCTTTTAGGTTCGCCCGGGACAGGAAAAACCCATCTCGCCACAGCGCTCGGCATCCAGGCGTGCCAACAAGGCCATGAGGTTCGGTTTTTCCGCGTCGCGGATCTCGTCGCCCAGCTGGAAGAGGCATTGAAAAATGGCACGCTCGGGCGGCTGAAACGAAGCATCGATGCGTGCGAACTGTTGATATTGGATGAACTCGGCTATGTGCCGTTTCAAAAGCAAGGATCAGAGCTGTTGTTTCATATTATCGGCGACTGTTATGAGCGAAAAAGCGTCATCGTGACGTCGAATCTGGAATTTGGACAGTGGAATCGGGTGTTTGGGGACAACCGCTTGACAGCTGCGCTGGTGGATCGCTTGGTTCACCATGCCCACATCCTGGCCTTTACGGGAGAGAGCTATCGACTGCGGAACGCTCTCTCCGCGATCCAGCCGTCCTCTTCCCCCGGTCTGGAACCTTAA